TGCGTTGGCAATTCGGCACCCCGCCGAAAGGAAATGCCAACTTCGCGTGGGTGCAGCACTTTGTTCATCACCTTGCGCCGGGTGGCAGCGCGGGCTTCGTTCTCGCTAACGGTTCCATGTCCTCTAACCAGTCCGGCGAGGGGGACATCCGCCGCGCCCTCATCGAGGCCGATTTGGTGGACTGCATGGTCGCGCTCCCCGGCCAGCTCTTTTACTCTACCCAAATTCCTGTATGCCTCTGGTTTTTGACTAAGGACAAGTCGGCCCGTGTCGTTAGCTCGGGCGAAAAGGACGATCTGCCGGAACGAGCGCGTGACCGCCGGGGCGAGACACTCTTTATCGATGCCCGTAAGATGGGCTCTATGCTCGACCGCGTCCATCGCGAGCTAACTAACGAGGATGTCGCGCGCATTTCTCGTACCTACCATAGCTGGCGTCTTGATATTCCGATGGGTGAGGTAAAGCACGGCGATGCTATTGCAATTGTTGATCCCGACCCGGAATGGATTTACCAAGATATCCCCGGCTTCTGCAAATCTGCCACCAAGGATGAAATAGCCAGCCACGGCTACGTCCTAACGCCGGGTCGTTACGTAGGGGCAGAGGCCACCGAGGACGATGGCGAGCCCTTCGAGGAGAAGATGCCGCGCCTAGTGGCCGAGCTCGACGCCCAGTTCGCCGAATCCGCCAAACTCGAAGCCGCCATTCGGCAGAACCTCAAGGAGCTGGGCTATGGTGGCTAACGTGAAGACGAAAAAAACGCTGCATGTTCCTGTTGGTTTTTCGGGACCAGACACTTGGAGTTGGTCGTCGCTCGAAAATGTCTGCGATGGGATATTTGATTGCCCTCACTCAACACCGAAACTGACGGATTCTGGTCCCTATGTCGTTCGAACTCAGGATATCATCACTGGGGTTTTTCGCAGGGAAGAAGCTGCAAAGGTTTCAGAAGAAACATACGCGACTCGTATTAAAAGAACTGAGCCTCGCTACGGCGATCTACTGTACAGCAGGGAAGGTACATACTTTGGCATTGCGGCCGAAGTTCCAAAGGAGACTCGTGTCTGCCTTGGCCAGCGAATGGTTCTTATTCGGCCAAAGTCTACAAGGATAGACTCGCGATTTCTGAAGTACTGGTTGAATTCATCGGTCATGGCGCGGCATATCCTTGGTTTCCGCGATGGCTCTGTTGCCGAGCGCCTTAACCTTCCTACGATTCGAAGTCTGCCCACCTTGCTACCCCCACTGGCGGAGCAGAAGCGCATTGCTCACATTCTCGGTACGCTGGATGATAAAATCGAGCTTAACCGCCGGATGAATGCCACGCTCGAACAGATGGCGAGGGCCCTCTTTAAGAGCTGGTTTGTGGACTTCGACCCCGTCCGCGCCAAGCTCGACGGGAAAGCCCCTACCGGCCTCGACCCAGCCACCGCCGCGCTCTTCCCCTCCACCTTCCAAGACTCCCCCCTCGGCCCCATCCCGCAGGGCTGGGAAGTAGTAAAAATTAGAGACATTGCCGATAACTCACGCAGGAGCATTAAGCCCGAGCAAATTGATGTCGAATTGCCTTACATCGCACTTGAACACATGCCACGCCGATGCATCGCTCTGGACTCATGGGGTAGATCTGAGGGTATAGCTTCCGGTAAGCTCCACTTTGCCAAGGGGGATATTCTATTTGGTAAGCTTCGTCCTTACTTCCACAAAGTTGGCGTCCCAGCCGTTTCTGGTATCTGCTCAACTGATATTCTCGTCATTACGCCAAAAGGGCCTGAATGGTTGGGCTTCGCGCTTTGCCACTTGTCTAGCCACGAGCTTGTGAACTACACGGATTTGGCTTCTACTGGGACCAAAATGCCTCGTACTAACTGGAAGGATATTTCCGCATATGAAATAGTCTTGCCACGGAAGGAGATCGCCGAGGCATTTAACCGGCAGATTAAGCTATATATCGATCAAATCCACTTAAACATACACCAATCCCGCAACTTGGAAACCCTCCGCGACACGCTGCTGCCGAAACTACTTAGTAGAGGAGGGGATTAATTTATCGTGGCAAAAGAATTAGAGATCGTATGCCCCTATGTAATACCCTATCAGAAGGCTAGCACTGGGTCGGGTAAGCATATCGGAAAAAAAAGAATCCAAGACATTTTGGGATGATCCGGACGTCGCACGGGTGGCTGGCAAGCAAGGTTGCTATGTCTTTGCGTTGAAAGCGGGGAGGGGGCACAAACCATGGTATGTGGGTAAGGCGACAAAGTCGATGTATCAGGAGTGTCTGTCATTGGATAAACTAAACAAGTATAACGAAGTTTTGTTTAAGGGAAATAAAGGGACTCCGGTTTTGTTTTTCATAGTTTTAGGCGGCAATAAGAAAAAAGTGCCCAAGGGCGATATTGATGAGATGGAACCCTTTTTCATTCAAAATGCGCTCACGAAAAACCCCGATTTGACAAACATTCAAAAGGCCAATGTTCCTGCGTGGACGGTAAAGGGTGTTGTCCGTGGTGGAAGGGGGAAACCAAAACCTAATACGACTTCGTTTCGTAAAATGATGGGAATATAACCAATAGATCGTTGTGCAATGAAAGTTTTTATTAGCTATAGTGTGGCCGATACGGCGCTTGTTTGGAAGGTCTCAGAATCAATCAAGGATAAAGCTGAGGTTATTTATTGGGAGGATGCTCACCGTCCTGGGAATCAAGCATGGGAGCAAATTGCTACATGGATTGATGGGTCTGATTTGGTTTTAGTGATTATTACCGATCGGACGGTCAATAGGGCTATGTCGGTAGGGCAAGAAGTTGGTCATGCGAGGAGAGCAAACAAGAGAATTGTGCCATTGGTTGCTAGCACAGTTGACATAAAGGACCTCGGTTTTCTTGCTGGAATCACGTATATATCGCTAGACATGAGCGATGCAGCGTCCGCACTGGCATCGCTCCAAAGGGAGGTTGATAAGTTTTCAAAAGAAGTTCAGCAGAAAAGGGCGCAGTTGGAGCATCGGAAGAGCAATCAAGAAGGCGTTGTTGCACTTGCCGGAATTGCACTCTTGCTCTACATGCTCTCGCAAAACTAAACGTATTAACCGGTGATGAGTGAAGATATTATTAGTATCAAAACACGTCAGTTATTTCGTGAATACATGGTTAATTGGGTTCTTCGCGAGATTGCTGATGCGTTTGACGCAGCAAGGATACTATGTGACTTGAGCTATGACCCGCCAGTACATGGACAGCGTCGTGCCTTGGTTGAAAGGTACTACAAGGCTATAGAGTGGAGCGACGGTGGCCAAGTGGCTCGGGTATTAAAAGTTTTCGAGTCGGTGCTGTATGAATCTGAAAGGCTTGCGAATGATGATGCAAATAACGACAAGGAAAGATCGACGGAGGTATTTGATAAGTTAAAATGGGGCCTTGGTTGTGATGGCTTTCATTGGACAGGTAGGCGGATTGTCAGAAATGCTGGGACATCTACCTTGGATGATCTGAAGGAAGTCGCTGCTACATTCGATGCAAAGCATCTCATCGAGCAAATTGCCAGGATCGAGGGCTCAATTGATGCGGACCCATCGCTAGCAATTGGTACATCTAAGGAGCTAATAGAGACCTGTTGTCGCACTATTCTTAGTGAAAGAGGCCAACCAGTAGAAGGCTCGCCCGATGTGCAGACTTTGACAAAAATGACCCTTAAAGAACTTAACTTGGTGCCAGAGGGGATTTCTAAGTCGGTAAAGGGTGCAGATGTCGTCAAGCGAATACTAAGCAATTTAGGTTCTATTGGAAATGGGCTTGGTGAGTTAAGAAATTTGTACGGTACCGGTCATGGCAAGGATGGCAAAGCAGTTGGATTAAAGCCTCGGCATGCGCGTTTAGCAGTAGGTGCTGCCGCCACGCTGACTACATTTCTCTTTGCTACACACGAAGAAACCAAGTGATTTTTGTTGATATGCTTCTTAACGAATCCACAGTCGAAGATGCAGCCCTCGCTTGGTTTGGGGAGCTGAGGTATGCGGTGGGTCATGGACCGGAGTTTGCTCCCGGAGCGGGGCCGTCGGAGCGGGAGTCGTTTAGTGGGGTGTTACTGGAGAAGCGGCTTCGTGAGGCAGTATCGCGGCTGAACCCGAAAATTCCTACTGAGGCGCAGGAGGACGCTTTACGGAAGGTAAAGCTCATTGCGACGCCTTCGCTTGTACAGACCAACCGTACTTTCCACAAGATGCTGCGGGATGGGATCGAGGTGGAGTACAGGCGGCCCGACGGTTCGATTGCGGGCGATCATGTTAAACTGATCGACTATGCGTATCCCGGACGAAACGACTGGTTGGTCGTTAACCAATTTACTGTGGTCGAAAATGGCCATGAGCGTCGCCCGGATATCGTCGTTTATGTAAATGGGCTTCCGCTATCTGTCGTTGAGCTCAAGAATGCGGCGAACGAAGATGCCACGATCTGGTCAGCCTACCGGCAACTCCAGACGTATAAGGCTGAAATCCCGTCGCTGCTGCATTATAATGCAACTCTCGTTGTTTCTGACGGCTTGGAAGCTCGCATGGGCTCGCTGACAGCGAATCAAGAGTGGTTCAAGGTCTGGCGTACTGTAAGCGGGCTAGAGGACGCGCCTGACGCCGCGCTGGAGCTTGAGACTCTAATACGCGGTGTCTTCGATCAGCGCCGCTTTCTGACACTGCTGGAGCATTTCATCCTTTTCGAGGAAGATACCGATAGCGACCGCCTGCATAAGATCATTGCTGGCTACCATCAGTTTCATGCGGTGAATGCCGCTGTCGATGAAACTATCCGGGCCAGCGGTATGGGCCAGGATGAGGGCACGCGTGGCGAGTCGGGTGACCGGCGTGCGGGAGTCGTCTGGCATACCCAAGGCAGCGGTAAGAGCTTTTCCATGCTTTTCTACGCGGGGCGTATCATCCGGCATCCGGTGATGCAGAACCCCACGCTGGTTGTCTTGACCGACCGCAACGACCTTGACGACCAGCTTTTCGGGCAGTTTCAGCGTTGCCACGAAATTCTAGGTCAGACGCCTTTACAGGCTGATCGTCGCGAGGAGCTTCGAGAGCTGCTGACCCGAAATAGCGGAGGGGTGATCTTTACCACTATTCATAAGTTTCTTCCCGAGACGGGCGAAGATATGCCAGCCCTGAGTGATCGCCGCAACATTGTCGTAATTGCGGATGAGGCGCACCGCTCGCAATATGGATTTAAGGTCCGAGTTAATAAGGAAACAGGCGAAAGGCGTATCGGGTTGGCTGTCAGTATGCGACAAGCTTTGCCCGGAGCTACCTTTATCGGATTTACGGGGACGCCCATTGAAAAAACGGACGCCAATACACGAGCGGTTTTCGGGGACTACATCAGCGTATACGACATCCAGCGTGCCGTGCACGACGGTGCCACCGTGCCGATTTACTACGAAAGTCGCATCTCCAAGCTTCGCATGAACCGAGAGGCTCTACCGACGCTGGATGAGGAGTTTGACGAGATAACCGAAGGGCAGGAATTTACCGCCAAGGAAAAGATCAAAACCAAGTGGGCAGCGTTGGAAGCGCTTGTGGGTGATCCAAAGCGGGTTGAGTTAATCGCACAGGATTTAGTTCAGCATTTCGAGCGACGTACAGAGGCGATGGAGGGCAAGGCGATGATCGTTTGCATGAGCCGTCGTATCTGCGTCGATATGTACAACGCCTTGATTAAGCTGCGTCCAGAATGGGCCAGCGCAAAAGATGACGATGTCGAAGCTGAGCGCCAAAAGGACTGTCTTGCGAGGGTCATCATGACGGGTAGTGCTTCGGATGGCCCTGAGTGGCAACAGCACATCCGTACCAAGGATAAGCGCCGAAAACTGGCTACGCGTTTCAAGGATACGAAAGACCCATTTCGTATCGTGATTGTGCGCGATATGTGGCTGACGGGCTTTGACGCGCCTTGTATGCACACAATGTACCTGGACAAGCCGATGCAAGGTCATGGCCTAATGCAGGCCATTGCCCGTGTTAACCGTGTCTTTAAGGATAAACCGGGCGGTCTCATCGTTGATTACCTTGGCTTGGCGGACCAATTAAAGCGTGCTCTGGCTACATACACGGATAGTGGCGGTACGGGAAGCCCGACCATCGACACTGATCGTGCGATCGGTGTTATGCGCGAGAAGCACGAAGTCGTCTGCGACATGATGCATGGCTTTGATTGGTCAAAGTGGACTTCAGGCACGCCAGCGGAGAGACTCGCGTTGTTGCCTTCAGGGCAAGAGCATGTCTTACAGCTTGCTGAAGGTAAGGCGAGATTCACACAGGCTACTTTGGAATTGTCGCATGCATTCGCGCTATGTGCTGCCAGTGAAGCTGCTGGCGAAATTCGCGATGATGTCGCATTCTTTCAGGCTATATCCGCAGCACTGAATAAGAAAACTCTCCAAGGGCAGAGGTCCCCCGAAGAGATCGATGCGGCTGTCCGCCAGCTTGTATCCAAGGCAATTGCGCCCGACGGCGATGTCATCGATGTATTCTCCGCAGCAGGCCTCGCAAGGCCCGATATCGGAATCCTAGATGACCGATTCCTTGCTGAAGTACGGGGCCTAAAACACAAGAATGTGGCGGCAGAGTTGTTGGAGAAACTCCTAAAGGATCAGATTAAGGTTCGGGCCAAGCGTAACCTTGTTCAATCTGAGCAGTTTTCCGATAGACTGCAAAAAACCCTTAACAGTTACCACAATCGGGCCATTGCGACGCAAGAGGTGATCGAGGAGTTGATCAGACTTGCCCATGATCTCGATGCTGCAACTAGGCGGGGGGAAGAGCTTGGACTAACGGATGACGAAGTTGCGTTTTATGATGCTTTGGCTGCAAACGGCACGGCTCGGGATGTCATGGGCAACGAAAAGCTGAAAGTTATCGCTGCCGAGCTGATTTCTAAGGTGCGCAAAAGCACGACCATCGACTGGCACCTGAAGGAAGGTGCTAGAGCTAAAATCCGCGTGTTGGTTAAGCGCATTCTTAATAAGCATGGATACCCACCCGACTTGCAGGCTGAGGCCGTCCAGACAGTGCTTAAGCAGGCAGAATTACTTTGTAAGGACTGGGTATAGATTTTATCCTACTAAAAAATGCCGCTACCTCCATACGACAAAATGACTCTCCCTGTTCTCCGATTTATCGCCGAGAAGGGAGTGCATAAGATTTCAGAGATCGAACCTTTGGTCGTCGATTATTTCAGCGTATCGCCGGATGAGAGCGCTGAGACACTTCCTAGCGGTACAGAAACTAGACTGCATAACCGTGTAAGCTGGGCGGTCTACGACCTGTATAAATCCGGTCTTCTTAAGCGAGTAAAGCGGGGACATTACGATATTACTGAGCACGGCCAAAAGGAGTTACAGTCCCCACCCGAGCAAATGGACCGTACCTATTTGCGAAAATTTGATAGTTTCCGAGAGTGGGAGGAAAAAAGTGCCAGAAAAAGCAAGACCTCCAGTCCAGTTAATAACACTGCCGAGACATCAGGCACGCCAGAAGACCAAATGGCGGAGGCTTTTGCTGCTATGCAGGTAGCTCTTGCTGACGAATTGCTGGAGAAGGTGAAAGAAATTAGTCCTGTAGGCTTTGAGCAACTCGTTCTGAACCTAATGATCCGCATGGGATATGGTGGGTCACGAGAGGCATCAGGATTTCTGACAAAAGCAAGCGGAGATAACGGGATTGATGGTCTTATAAACGAGGATCGCCTTGGGCTGGATGTTATCTATTTGCAGGCCAAGCGGTATACGGAGAATAACATTAGTGAGCCACAGATACGTGAATTTGTCGGTGCCCTTGCTGGTAAGCAGGCAAACAAGGGCGTCTATATTACGACTACGGCGTTTTCTCGGCAGGCTATTGCATTTGCTGAGCGGGTACAGCAGAAGGTTATCCTGATTGATGGCGAAAAGCTTGCAGAGCTAATGATCGAGCATGATTTAGGTGTTTCGACGAAGACCGAGTACAAGATTAAGCGTTTGGATACCGATTTCTTTGATTTCTAGGGGTGGCTATTCCATCACCTTGAAAACATCTACGTCCGGATTCTCGGCTTCTATTTGCGCGACTAGGTCTGTTGCGGGAATGCCTATTACCCTAGCGATGGCAAACAGGGTATAAAGTGAAGGGGCGTTCTCGCCGCGCTCAATAAGGGAAAGGGCGGACACGCTCATCTTGGCGTAAAAAGCGAGTTTCTCTTGAGTAAACGCTCGTTCCTTACGCGTGCGCTGGATGGTTTGCCCAACTGCTTGTTTAAAATCCATGCTTTTCGGGATTTTACCAAATTACGCGCTGAATTAACCAAGGCCTGTAATACGCGTAAAATAATGCGCGTTTATTCTTGATGGTTTGAGTGTGCCGGACAGCGTATCGGGTAGGATGCTGTTACGCGAAATACCCCGGTTTGAGCCCTATCTTCGCGAATCCACGAAGCTTGTGCGCCATATTGAGCGCAAGTGGGATGTGCGGATGCTTATCGAACATGGGCAGTTCGACTGCTACCAAAACTATCAGGTGCATCCCGTTTTTCACGACTGCTCCTACATATTGTCGTTCTTGGGAGAGGAGCAGGGGCGGGCACGCTTCATTGGGCTTTACAAAAAGACAGGAGTTGAGGGGCCTACTAGCTTTTCTGCGCCGAGTGGCTTCCCTTATCCACAGATGTTTGAGTCTCCGAGGCCACACTACATGTACGCGTTTGAAAAGCTTGATGGCTTTAGGGATTTAGAGGGGCGCTTGGTCATTGATTGGGGAGGGGCCACGCTATCGTGGCATCAGTGGTTTCGTCCCAGGAGCAGAGCTAAGGAAGTGGCCGAGATCAGCCCGGTTGGGTATGTTAAGCCCTTTCCGGGGTATGAGGATTTCGTTTTAACCTATCGTGAGCTTCGGCAGCTAGTTGCCCACCCGCAATCGAACAGGGAGTGGTATGACCTGCTTAGCTCAGTGGCTGGCGTCTACCTGATCCTAGATATTCGTGACGGCAAGCAATACGTCGGGAGTGCCTACGGCGAAAAAGGACTCTGGGGGCGGTGGGCGACCTATGCCAAAACCGGGCACGGCGGTAATAAGCTACTGGCCGAGCTTTGCGAGCAGGACCAACAGGCTCCACAGCACTTTCGTTTTACTGTTTTACGGACCCTGCCACGTACGATGGCTAAGAATCGCGTTATTGCCGTAGAGACTCTCTACAAGGAGAAGTTGGGCTCCCGGGCATACGGACTAAACGCCTCGGAGAGTAAGCGCGGGTAATTCTGGGGCTCTATTGGGGCTCTATTTTTACGCGAAAAGGCGGTTTTACGCAGTTTATAGCGGCTGGGAAGTAGATCCAGTTGATGTGTGTAAATCGCTGTTGGTCAGCGTATTTAGTAGTAAAATAGACTGGTGCCCCCACCGAGACTCGAACTCGGATTAACGGTTTAGGAAACCGCGGTTCTATCCATTGAACTATGGGGACCTTGGCTGTGGAATCGCATCCGTAGCGCGGGCGTGTGTTTGGCGCAGGGCCGTGTGGCTGATCGGCACGGGATGGTAACGCAGCCTACGCAAGCGAAAACTCCACCGGGCGTCAACAGAATCGTACCGGTGTTAGCGGGCGGATGCGTTGGCGGACCGTGTACTGAGACCCGCCGGTGAGCGGGCTGTGGTGTACGTCTATTGTCGAGGGGTTGGGTAGGGTTCAGTCAGTGCGCTAGTGAGAAGGGGCTGACGTTGGCCGTCGTCGAATAGCGGGCGCGTGTAACGACAGGCGGAGGCCCACCTGGATAGAAATTCCATGCAACCGTCTGTGCGGTTTTCCGGCTGAGAGGCGGCCCTTTTGCAGGGCGTCGCCTTTTAGCAATACTCAAAGGTGAGCGTCTGTCCGCTGAGGCAGTGGGGGCCGACCTGCAGGGTGTAGGAGCCTGCTTCGGTTTTCCAGCATTTGTCCTCGGGCGAGTAGGTGTCCAGATCTGCTGCGCTCAGCGTCAGGCTGATCTCGCGCGATTCACCGGGGCTGAGGGCGACTTTCTGGAAGGCCTTAAGCTCGAGGCGTGGGCGTCCCTGCTCGGGGGAGCTTGCCCCCGTGTAGAGCTGGACGACTTCCTGCGCGGCTGTATCGCCGGAGTTGGTGAGGAGAACCGTCACGCTCAGCGGTTGGTCCACGCTCATCTTCGAGCACGACAGTCGGGGCTCGCCGTAGGTGAAGGTGCTGTACGTGAGCCCGAACCCAAAGGGAAAGAGCGGGGCTACCTCCGGGTGCGTGACGTTGTAGCGGTAGCCCATCATCAGCCCCTCGGTAAAGGCTGTGCTCTGCTCGTTGCCGGGATAGCCGGCCATCGCGGGCACATCCTCCAGCCTCCGGGGCAGCGTGACGGGGAGTCGGCCAGAGGGGGAGGCGTCGCCGAGCAGCAGGCGGGCGAGTGCCGTGCCGCCTTCCTCTCCGGGGTAAAAGGCGTGCATGAGCGCGTGCACCTCGTCCAGCCACGGCATGGCCATCGCGGTTGCGCCGTTGAGCACGACGACGGTGTTCGGGTTTGCGCTGTTGATGGCGCGGATCAACTCGTCTTGACCGGTC
This genomic interval from Ruficoccus sp. ZRK36 contains the following:
- a CDS encoding restriction endonuclease subunit S translates to MVANVKTKKTLHVPVGFSGPDTWSWSSLENVCDGIFDCPHSTPKLTDSGPYVVRTQDIITGVFRREEAAKVSEETYATRIKRTEPRYGDLLYSREGTYFGIAAEVPKETRVCLGQRMVLIRPKSTRIDSRFLKYWLNSSVMARHILGFRDGSVAERLNLPTIRSLPTLLPPLAEQKRIAHILGTLDDKIELNRRMNATLEQMARALFKSWFVDFDPVRAKLDGKAPTGLDPATAALFPSTFQDSPLGPIPQGWEVVKIRDIADNSRRSIKPEQIDVELPYIALEHMPRRCIALDSWGRSEGIASGKLHFAKGDILFGKLRPYFHKVGVPAVSGICSTDILVITPKGPEWLGFALCHLSSHELVNYTDLASTGTKMPRTNWKDISAYEIVLPRKEIAEAFNRQIKLYIDQIHLNIHQSRNLETLRDTLLPKLLSRGGD
- a CDS encoding toll/interleukin-1 receptor domain-containing protein, which encodes MKVFISYSVADTALVWKVSESIKDKAEVIYWEDAHRPGNQAWEQIATWIDGSDLVLVIITDRTVNRAMSVGQEVGHARRANKRIVPLVASTVDIKDLGFLAGITYISLDMSDAASALASLQREVDKFSKEVQQKRAQLEHRKSNQEGVVALAGIALLLYMLSQN
- a CDS encoding abortive infection family protein — protein: MSEDIISIKTRQLFREYMVNWVLREIADAFDAARILCDLSYDPPVHGQRRALVERYYKAIEWSDGGQVARVLKVFESVLYESERLANDDANNDKERSTEVFDKLKWGLGCDGFHWTGRRIVRNAGTSTLDDLKEVAATFDAKHLIEQIARIEGSIDADPSLAIGTSKELIETCCRTILSERGQPVEGSPDVQTLTKMTLKELNLVPEGISKSVKGADVVKRILSNLGSIGNGLGELRNLYGTGHGKDGKAVGLKPRHARLAVGAAATLTTFLFATHEETK
- a CDS encoding type I restriction endonuclease subunit R — translated: MLLNESTVEDAALAWFGELRYAVGHGPEFAPGAGPSERESFSGVLLEKRLREAVSRLNPKIPTEAQEDALRKVKLIATPSLVQTNRTFHKMLRDGIEVEYRRPDGSIAGDHVKLIDYAYPGRNDWLVVNQFTVVENGHERRPDIVVYVNGLPLSVVELKNAANEDATIWSAYRQLQTYKAEIPSLLHYNATLVVSDGLEARMGSLTANQEWFKVWRTVSGLEDAPDAALELETLIRGVFDQRRFLTLLEHFILFEEDTDSDRLHKIIAGYHQFHAVNAAVDETIRASGMGQDEGTRGESGDRRAGVVWHTQGSGKSFSMLFYAGRIIRHPVMQNPTLVVLTDRNDLDDQLFGQFQRCHEILGQTPLQADRREELRELLTRNSGGVIFTTIHKFLPETGEDMPALSDRRNIVVIADEAHRSQYGFKVRVNKETGERRIGLAVSMRQALPGATFIGFTGTPIEKTDANTRAVFGDYISVYDIQRAVHDGATVPIYYESRISKLRMNREALPTLDEEFDEITEGQEFTAKEKIKTKWAALEALVGDPKRVELIAQDLVQHFERRTEAMEGKAMIVCMSRRICVDMYNALIKLRPEWASAKDDDVEAERQKDCLARVIMTGSASDGPEWQQHIRTKDKRRKLATRFKDTKDPFRIVIVRDMWLTGFDAPCMHTMYLDKPMQGHGLMQAIARVNRVFKDKPGGLIVDYLGLADQLKRALATYTDSGGTGSPTIDTDRAIGVMREKHEVVCDMMHGFDWSKWTSGTPAERLALLPSGQEHVLQLAEGKARFTQATLELSHAFALCAASEAAGEIRDDVAFFQAISAALNKKTLQGQRSPEEIDAAVRQLVSKAIAPDGDVIDVFSAAGLARPDIGILDDRFLAEVRGLKHKNVAAELLEKLLKDQIKVRAKRNLVQSEQFSDRLQKTLNSYHNRAIATQEVIEELIRLAHDLDAATRRGEELGLTDDEVAFYDALAANGTARDVMGNEKLKVIAAELISKVRKSTTIDWHLKEGARAKIRVLVKRILNKHGYPPDLQAEAVQTVLKQAELLCKDWV
- a CDS encoding restriction endonuclease, whose translation is MPLPPYDKMTLPVLRFIAEKGVHKISEIEPLVVDYFSVSPDESAETLPSGTETRLHNRVSWAVYDLYKSGLLKRVKRGHYDITEHGQKELQSPPEQMDRTYLRKFDSFREWEEKSARKSKTSSPVNNTAETSGTPEDQMAEAFAAMQVALADELLEKVKEISPVGFEQLVLNLMIRMGYGGSREASGFLTKASGDNGIDGLINEDRLGLDVIYLQAKRYTENNISEPQIREFVGALAGKQANKGVYITTTAFSRQAIAFAERVQQKVILIDGEKLAELMIEHDLGVSTKTEYKIKRLDTDFFDF
- a CDS encoding helix-turn-helix transcriptional regulator — translated: MDFKQAVGQTIQRTRKERAFTQEKLAFYAKMSVSALSLIERGENAPSLYTLFAIARVIGIPATDLVAQIEAENPDVDVFKVME
- a CDS encoding GIY-YIG nuclease family protein, which gives rise to MLLREIPRFEPYLRESTKLVRHIERKWDVRMLIEHGQFDCYQNYQVHPVFHDCSYILSFLGEEQGRARFIGLYKKTGVEGPTSFSAPSGFPYPQMFESPRPHYMYAFEKLDGFRDLEGRLVIDWGGATLSWHQWFRPRSRAKEVAEISPVGYVKPFPGYEDFVLTYRELRQLVAHPQSNREWYDLLSSVAGVYLILDIRDGKQYVGSAYGEKGLWGRWATYAKTGHGGNKLLAELCEQDQQAPQHFRFTVLRTLPRTMAKNRVIAVETLYKEKLGSRAYGLNASESKRG